Proteins found in one Triticum urartu cultivar G1812 chromosome 4, Tu2.1, whole genome shotgun sequence genomic segment:
- the LOC125551345 gene encoding histone H3.v1-like — translation MVAISMYRGNLHRGGDDAARRWPVPQPTLSASQFRRLLHRRSLAVSRLAGAPRPNSPNPRPDDGAAGPVAVGEAREVGGGQQQQHQAERQEEEGHDAPMQQQGEEEGQGVQQPQGEEEGQDEQQQGEEEEQEEGAVEDVEMDDAGEVVAGDVDAGGNGDPEEGQGESEGFDPNSEVGQPDGVEERKRELTDKLDTLSKKKHDLVQMLKQILNAEEEIRTRSMQASLRAAMPQPPENTADGSVPRQVPRMTVDVNFSEFAGESDAGSNQGTPGRPLHHVHSISPSTASFARSPFGSRNHNPGNTPRSPAPFSAASPSRFAGTGHQGHHPSASLPAGNFVASSPSPAASGGSSSVFRDYRPPSST, via the exons ATGGTGGCGATCTCGATGTACCGGGGCAACCTCCACCGGGGCGGGGACGACGCCGCGCGCCGCTGGCCGGTGCCCCAGCCCACGCTCTCCGCGTCCCAGttccgccgcctcctccaccgccgctCCCTCGCCGTCTCCCGCCTCGCCGGGGCCCCCCGGCCCAACTCCCCCAACCCCCGCCCGGACGACGGCGCCGCGGGGCCCGTGGCCGTGGGGGAGGCGCGGGAGGTGGGCGGgggtcagcagcagcagcatcaggCCGAGCGGCAGGAGGAGGAGGGGCATGATGCGCCGATGCAGCAGCAGGGGGAGGAAGAGGGACAGGGTGTGCAGCAGCCACAGGGGGAGGAAGAGGGGCAGGACGAGCAGCAGcaaggagaggaggaggagcaggaggagggGGCGGTGGAGGATGTGGAAATGGACGATGCGGGGGAGGTGGTCGCCGGAGACGTCGATGCCGGCGGCAATGGTGACCCCGAAGAAGGGCAAGGCGAAAGCGAAGGCTTCGACCCCAACTCGGAG GTGGGTCAACCTGATGGAGTTGAAGAAAGGAAGAGAGAGTTGACTGACAAGCTGGATACCTTGAGTAAGAAAAAGCATGATCTTGTGCAGATGCTGAAGCAG ATTTTAAATGCCGAAGAGGAAATCAGAACACGTAGCATGCAGGCTTCACTGCGTGCTGCCATGCCTCAGCCGCCAGAAAACACAGCTGATGGAAGTGTTCCTAGACAGGTGCCCAGAATGACCGTTGATGTCAATTTCAGCGAGTTTGCTGGGGAGTCAGATGCTGGTTCCAACCAGGGCACTCCTGGGCGCCCCTTGCATCATGTTCACAGTATTTCCCCTTCAACAGCCTCTTTTGCTAGGTCTCCATTCGGTTCTCGCAACCACAACCCT GGCAACACTCCAAGAAGTCCAGCACCTTTCTCTGCAGCAAGCCCATCTCGCTTCGCAGGTACTGGGCATCAAGGACACCACCCCTCAGCATCACTACCAGCAGGCAACTTTGTAGCATCGTCGCCTTCCCCTGCTGCATCCGGTGGCTCTTCCTCTGTATTCAGGGACTATCGCCCGCCCAGTTCAACATAA